One genomic segment of Rhizobium viscosum includes these proteins:
- a CDS encoding NAD(P)H-dependent flavin oxidoreductase, translating into MGNWQDNRIIDLFGVELPIIQAPMAGATTPEMVIAASEAGGLGSLPAALLTIEQTKAALDQIRSATSKPINVNFFAHANPAVDPVAQMKWRTALAPYYVELGLDPGAPVPAAGRAPFDNDYCTVVESHRPEVVSFHFGLPGADLLERVRRTGAKIIAAATTVAEARWLVDRGVDAVIAMGLEAGGHRGNFLDDDMITQIVDAVSVPVIATGGISDRRGVRAAFVLGASAVQVGTAYLFTPEAKVTTFHREALKSARDDNTALTNIFTGRPARGIVNRIMREIGPLSDTAPAFPTAGGALTPLRAVTERDGRSDFSNMWAGQAASLAREMSAAALTRYLVEAE; encoded by the coding sequence ATGGGCAACTGGCAGGACAATCGCATCATCGACCTCTTCGGGGTCGAGCTTCCCATCATTCAGGCACCGATGGCAGGCGCGACCACGCCCGAGATGGTGATTGCGGCAAGCGAAGCCGGCGGCCTTGGATCGCTTCCTGCCGCGCTACTGACGATCGAGCAGACGAAGGCGGCGCTTGACCAGATACGCTCGGCGACATCAAAGCCGATCAATGTCAATTTCTTCGCACATGCCAATCCTGCAGTTGATCCCGTCGCCCAGATGAAATGGCGCACCGCGCTTGCGCCCTATTATGTCGAGCTGGGGCTCGATCCTGGCGCGCCGGTTCCGGCGGCAGGGCGCGCACCTTTCGATAACGATTATTGTACGGTTGTCGAAAGCCATCGGCCCGAAGTCGTCAGCTTCCATTTCGGCCTGCCGGGAGCGGACCTGCTCGAGCGCGTGCGGCGCACCGGCGCGAAGATCATCGCTGCGGCGACGACAGTTGCGGAGGCGCGCTGGCTGGTGGATCGTGGTGTCGATGCGGTCATTGCAATGGGCCTGGAAGCTGGCGGACATCGGGGCAATTTCCTTGATGACGACATGATAACGCAGATCGTCGATGCTGTTTCCGTGCCTGTCATCGCGACCGGCGGCATCAGCGATCGGCGTGGTGTTCGCGCCGCTTTTGTGCTTGGCGCGTCCGCAGTTCAGGTGGGTACTGCCTATCTCTTTACGCCGGAAGCAAAGGTCACGACCTTTCATCGTGAAGCGCTGAAATCGGCGCGGGACGACAATACCGCGTTGACCAATATCTTTACCGGTCGTCCCGCGCGCGGCATCGTCAATCGCATCATGCGGGAAATCGGGCCGCTGTCGGACACCGCGCCGGCATTTCCGACCGCCGGCGGCGCGCTCACGCCGCTGAGGGCGGTGACCGAGAGGGACGGCAGATCGGATTTTAGCAATATGTGGGCTGGTCAGGCCGCAAGCCTTGCACGCGAAATGTCGGCTGCGGCGCTGACGCGTTATCTCGTCGAGGCCGAATAA
- a CDS encoding tautomerase family protein: MPYVNIKVTREGTAPGAISTTPEQKAALIKGVSDLLFEIMGKPHDSTFVVIDEVEMENWGVGGLPVPEYRKQLAEKAAKQK, encoded by the coding sequence ATGCCTTATGTGAATATCAAAGTGACGCGGGAAGGCACGGCTCCGGGCGCAATCAGCACTACGCCGGAGCAGAAGGCCGCCTTGATCAAGGGTGTCAGCGATCTGCTCTTCGAGATTATGGGCAAGCCGCATGACTCCACTTTTGTCGTCATTGATGAAGTCGAGATGGAAAATTGGGGTGTCGGCGGTCTGCCTGTGCCTGAATATCGCAAGCAGCTTGCGGAGAAAGCAGCAAAGCAGAAATAG